AAGTGTTTTGACAACCTTATTCACTCCACCTAAGCAAAATCCAAACTATCTAACAGCAATATTGCCTCAGCGAGCTGCACGTCAAGCATGCTCTCAGAGTCAACAGTGCACATGACCACAGGAATGGAAACCAGTCAACAGAGTGTAGCAGGCCATCCGATTAGTGAAGCGcagagaaaacaggaacaaaTTAATAAATCGCAAAGAATGACTGAAGTCACCTTAACCTGCAACCTTGCATCCCTCTGGCTAGACGGCAGGAACTATCCATCAGTCCCTTTGGCCTTCTGCAGGGTGAGTTGTCTCATTTAATATGGGAACACACAGGCCTAGTACTATCTGACCCGTAACTCAGCCACGGCTCTTGTTCTGTAAAGCTCTTTTTTTTGAGACAAAGTGGGTCATATGTTTCTGTTGGTTCTCTATGTGACATGAGCAgcattatgttttaatgagcttCAGTCCTGGGGCAAACTGTATTACTCTAATGTGGATCCTGGCGAGGGTTTAAGAACCCGAAGAAGGTTATGTCCATGGCCAGACAAAGTCAGCGTTACTTTGTCATGAATGTTGATGTATATTATAGTCTTACCAACCTGTTAGAGTTGATGATCACACTGGGACACAGTAGCTTTATGACAAATGCATTGCatttaaataaaggtttattCAGTACTGAGAAGCCTTCAggacaaatgtttgtgtgtatatctcCTTTGCAAATATTTCCCTGTTATGgtgcctctgttttttttcccatgattCCATCTGAGTCAGGCAGTGAGGGCATTCCTTAGCAATGTCATGGGGTTGCACAAAGGGTGTCTAATATACTACAAATTCCATGGTTAATGAAGTAATGAAAATATCATTTTCTTGGACTACATGTTCAGTTATTCAGTTAATAGATTTACCAGTGAGGGACTCTCATAGTAGGATGGATTAACACCTTTAAAAGTTAGTCTTAAAACCATTTTGTCACGCCCACATGTACGATGAAACAGCTTTTCATTGCTGTAATTGTTCCTCCTGTCGTTAgtgaccaaaaacaaacaaaacatttcaatgaaAGAGATGAGGGGACAAGACCCACAGTCCTCTCTCTGTACATTGTGAACTTCAGCTGAAACAAACTATATATAAACAGTTAAAGTGTTTCTAGTGTAAAATTGCCTTTATCGAGCTGTGGTGGAGGGATGGTAACGGCAAAGAGAGAATTTGGTACTAAAAACAGTGTAACTGTGAAAGATTTCtctaactgactaactgactaactgactgcTGAGGCCTCATGTCAGCTTtgggtgagtttttttttttacacggTTCACACTGTGGACTTCGTACCACATCCCTTACACTCGAATCGCATACGGGATCTCTTCAAAGGTTCAAAGGAACACATCTTTACTTAGGACCATAGTTATAGATTCAAAGCTCACATGTATTTGGCTGTAGGAGAACATGGTTATGATAAAAGTGGAATGGTTTTCcctgaaaagtcacagtaaaatactactactactaatactaatactaatactaatactaataataacaatgacaatgataatTTAACACTGGGTGTCTGCATCTAAATGGTCTCATTATGAAGAAAATTACATAATGTTTAAGAAAAGTTAAATGGCCATGTTATTACAGTATGACAATACCACTGCAAAACTAGATTATAGCATTATTGTATTCCTATAAAGATAAAAGCTTTGCGTCTACTGTTCCATGTACACGAGGAACTATAATAAAATTGTGAGTAGGAACATAATATCTCGAATCAATAAGATGTATTTGCCTATGAAGGAGGAAGTGTCCTGCGGTCACATGGACCGAGGAGACGGGgggaaaaagaagagacagacgAACTGTGGAGTACTCAAACTATAGCACAGAGTTTATTAGGACTAGAAGGACACAGTGGGTTTGGCTTTCACATGCACTCAGCACTTTGCTGTACATCACAATAAGAAAGAAAACTCCCTCATTCATCCCATCCCTCCTCCCTGCACCCTTCTccacccctccttcccctcacTTCCAGCAaactgtgtgagtctgtgtgtgtttgtgttgacgCGTTCCCCGGTGAAACAAACAGAGCATGACAGTCAGAGAATAAACAAAGTGCTGATGTCTGTGTGGGCATTGTCTGGGAGATCATGCTAACAAGGAGGCACTTCAGtctgattcagatttttttttttttttcccatatcaagtacacagaaaaaaaaaaaaaaaaaaaacaggcttgcATGAGATTGTAAGGATGATTAAAATTACTGGACCATCTTTCACTATctcaaatacagaaaataccACATTCTTAAAACAAGCAGAAGAGGCCGCGCTCTTCCTCCCTTTCAAATGGCTGTGCTGCTGCGAGAAGGCCACTTCTTTGCGGTGGTGTTTGCAGGATCCTCTGGtgtcttcctcccctcctcatctGCTCTGACATGAATGAACTGGACCGATTAAATACAATTCAGATAGGATAAAACGTTCCACGCAGCCGTTGATACCCTGTATCTTTGAATATGGTTGAACACAACACAAGAGGAAGACCCTTTAGATTTGTGAGGCATTTTGAAGAGTACGTTAAGATCAAGTGTAAGGgggcaaaaatataaaaaacctGTACACGTGACAACAGCGGCTATGCAGCAATAacttttaaatggaaaaaaaaggcaaagggAGAGCAAGAACACTTTAGTTTCGGATGTTGAAAATAACCGGCCTGTGTGAAGAATATCAATACAATAATGTGCCTTAATGATCAgaggtaaaaacatttttcatttggtgACAAAACAGCATGacattgttttaaattgtgcaaATTGTAAGTCAGGCTGAGTGCATGTGTTGCTCTCCACTCAACGGGGACTGTGCAGAAaattgagcaaaaaaaaaaaaaagaaaaaaaagcagatatttttgtttctgtacagCATATTAATTCGTTTTTCAAACTCCACATAATGTCAAATATAAAGTGACACTGTAAACCAAGGGAGACGTCTGTGTGTATACGATGCTAACATCAGTGGAATGAGGTATGCAAAAGCGAAAGGGATACAGCTGTCCATACTTACACTTGTCCAtgcaatgaaaacacaacacgaTTCTCACaattcagtctgtgtgtgcgtgtgtgcgtgtatgtgtgtgtgtgcgtgtgtgtgtgtgcgtctatCTGACTGcgtatgtatgtactgtatgtgtgctttAAGCAATATGATATGTCTGCAGGCTCATATTTAGAGAAAGTGTAGAAAACGGATCACACATTCTGATCCTCCTGTGGTTCTAAACGACGGCTAAAAACCTTCAAAAACCAGGAAATCGACATGACAACAGTATCACAAAACTAAACTGTAATCTTTGGCCTGAGTGTACGCAAGGCAATGTACATTATGTGTTGAGGTTGTTGAGGTGATGTGTTCTGAATGTTTAAGGAGTGATCTGAGGTATGGGAGGTGGAAATACAGAGAAAGAATAAGTTAGTGAGTATGAGTTGTACAGATGGTGACGCTCGGAGGGCTGTAATTAGATGAAGAGATACTGGTGCAAGATAACAGGCCAGAAAGTAAAGGACCTAAAGCgagtgaaaaagaaattcagtttctggaaaaacaaaaaaaagaaaattcactaAGACCCCATCTTCTATTCCCTGTGGTGGTCTTTATTATACAGTGGATCCCCTGAATATTAgcttgttttctatttttttctgttttcatcaacATCAGTGGCTCTGTTCTATAGTCCAACAATCCTGAGGGTGAGTTAGGTTTGTCCGAATATTTCCAAACGCCTCCGCAACATTGACCATCCCACTACAAATGCCCAGGGTCTCAGGGCCTggtcacccccccccacccacccacccaccccccatgGGCTGACCATTTAGGCTTTTAGACAGGCTGTCTCCGGCTGCTGCTCAGGCCCCCGCCTGTGGGCCAATCAGCAGCGGGGAAGCCCCTCAGAGCTCCTTccctttgtgtgtctgtgtgtgtggctcccACACTGTCGATGCGCCACTAGGGGGCAGAGTTGGACATGGAGTCCACAGAGTTTACACTGGAAGACTGCACACGGCTGTGGGAAATAGACACGTCTtggtgctgcagcagaggaaaagcaagagagggagagttttGTGTGGGTTAATTTGTATGAATGTGCGCAAGTTTATGATACGCCTGTGTGCGTTCACTTACATGCCTCCTGAAGATCCTGTCCAGCAGGCTGCGTCTGGGCGGCTCTGGTGGCTGATTCCAGTCCAGATCTGGAGGTCTGGTCCCTTGAGGCCCAAACACATTCAAATCTCTGAAACATTCAGTTTCTATCAtctagaggagaggagaggaaatttGGTGAACTTTGGTAAGTGAGTTCTTCCAGCAGTTATACAATCTGCACTGAGCATTTAAACATGTCATATTAAGTGCACACACTTACCTCATTCTGCCATGGGATGGAAACGCTGCCTGTAGCAAATTTGGAGTAGAAGTCATTGTCAGTTTGGTCCAAATTTACTCCCTTGACTGTGGAGAACTGCTCTATGTCCAACACATCCTTACAGTACACTGCTCGAGGCTGGGAGAGGGCAATGACCAAGGAAAAGAAGGGGTtgggaagaaaaacaggagaCAAGTTTATCTAAATAGATAATTTCTAATCATGGAACTTGCTGTTTACTTCTTGCAGTGGCCATTTTGGATTATTTTGGTTAGCGTAAACGTCCTTACTGAGAGTTTCACACTAGACTTTAGCAGTGGGACTGACTGAAACATGCAGGGTGTACAGTAATATGAACCGCTCACATCAGGCACAAAGGGAGGCTCCACTATCCCAGCCTCCAGCCTCTTGAAGTTGATGTTTTTGAAGAACGAGTGGGCCTTGACACCCGCTGCTCCGTCCGCCTGGCACCCCAGCCTCTGCTTAGGGTCTTTGGTCAGCAGCTGGGTGAGTAGAAGCAAAGATGAATCATGAAACTGTTATATCATTCATCCATTTCCTCCATACAAACATCTTCCCATCGAATCAAGCCTCACCATTCTACAGATGGCCTTAGTGTCCTCTGTAAACTTGTCGTTgtactcctcctcttcctcctgcaccctcctctccacctcctcccgtTTCACCCGCTCTTTGCGGGCGCGGAAAGGCGATCGTCCGGCGGTCATCTCATAAACAAGACAGCCCAGCCCCCACCAATCAGGACTCATGCCGTACTTTTCATTGTTTATCACCTCCGGAGCTAGAGAGAAAGGGAAGCAGTTTGTTATGGTTAAGAACTTGTAATCACTCAGGTAAGTTTACTCATGGAAATGTTGACTGCAGTGTTTCTTACCCATGTAACCCACAGTTCCCACCCTGCCTCTGATGTGCTCTCCTTCAGGCACTTTGATGGCCAGCCCCAGGTCAGAAATACGGATGTGTCCTGCAGCAAAACAGTGATGAGTATGATACATTGAATTTATACAAAGTTCAGCAGTTTATGAAGTGTTACTGTAGTTTGAAATTGTGTATCAGCATCgaaacaaaaaaatgctgtAACCACAAATCTAAGCTTCCAAAACTCACCATTGTCATCTAACAGGatattctctggtttcagatCCCTAGGATCAACAAAGCATGTGAGTGCGTTAAGCAATTTGTCTGAGAACAGTATCAATTCTCACACAAATGCAATTCAAGAAAAAATGTTCTTGATCATGTACTTAAGACTGTGTAATAACTACGGCGCTACCTGTAGACGATACATTCCCTGTGGAGATGCTCGAGCCCACAGCAGATTTGAGCAGCGTAAAACTGGACCCTGTCTTTATCAAAGCCCGGCGTGCCCATGTTGTAGATGTGAAACTTCAGGTCTCCACCGTTCATGATGGTCAGCACCAGACACAGAGCGTCTTTGGTCTCATATGCGTACGCTAAGCTCACCTAGAGGACGAGAGCGACGTGTTAAATGGTATAAAAGTGGCCAGACAAGGgaacagacaacaaaacagaagcaaCTGCAAGATAATCCGAGCGTACTGTGCCGCAAATACTCGTCTTTTATGTTGACTCACAACAAATCTACTGTTGACTTTCTCTAAAATCTGCTTCTCGTTGAGTGCCATCgactctcctttcctcttctttatcctcttcttctccagctTCTTGCAGGCGTACATCTTCCCCGTTGCTCTGACCTGGCAGGCACACACCTGGGAAGAAAAACCAAATCTCGAATATTACTGTTCGttcaaatcaaaatatattaagcatcatcgtcatcatcatcaatgtGTATCACTTTCACCATAAACTGTATCTCCTACCTCTCCAAATCCCCCCTTCCCCAGCACTCGGTACTGCCTGAACGTGTCTTTAGTGATTGGTTGCCTGacagaacacagacacagggaaATCCATTAATAGACGCTCATATATTATCGATTAGGACAGAGATATTATCTGCGGAACTTAATACCATCCTGAGTCTGCTTCCTGAATAGAGGGTGGGGCATCTTGGACGCAATTTCACTTTCCAGACATGGATACAATCAAGGCAGCTCTGAAAGCCGGCTGTTTGCTTCTAACTGCCTTTGACATACACTTTGCACTAAATATTTTCCCGTCTGGAGGGATCACACTCCTCTGAAGAGTCTCTGAAGTGAACGAGTGAATTATTCCAACATTTATTACAAGtgttaatatatgtttttatgtcaacaATGTTGGACAATGTTGAGTTATCTGTGCTTCACAGAGCAGAAtggttttagttatttttatgcttttagaCGGCTCTTGGGTTTGTTGTTTCTAAgattaaatattgattgataATTGTATTAGAAATGTTATTCTTGAATGTAACTGAGTACATGTACTGAAGTGCTGCACTATTCAGGTACGTGTACTTCAGTTGagtatgctactttatacttcagCTCAATtatgtaaatattgtacttttttttctccactacatttctcTGACAGCTAGAGTTACTAGTCATTTtgcacattattatttttacaaacaaaatatatgaccagtacataaaacacagtgtaacagGTTGAACTGCccgacaataaaaaaaagtagttaAAATTAGTTTCAACTGCAGCAGCcgcaacattaaaatgctactTAGACAGTAACTGCGACAGTAAATGCAcctgtaataataaataatattacatataaCAGCATAACATTTAAAAGGAGTAATTTCTgaggacttttacttttgattttaatACTTATACTACTACTTATACTTGGTAAGATTTAGAATCTGAGATATCATTCTTgtcctaatttttttttttttacacttgtatTCCTACTTTTACCTTATACTTATTCCAGCACTGGACAGAGAAATCATATTATACTCCATTTGTACATGAGACTGATTTGGGCTCAACAAATTGCACTTGAGATGATTGGTGTTGAGTATTTAGACTTGAATGTAGTGACTGAAGTTAGAACCAATCAGAGTATGTGaagtataaataaattaaaccgTAAAAAGACATCTCTGTGCTTTCAGCATTTGGATACGTTGAATACATGGCTATGAAAttaatgttagaaaaaaaagacaaaaagttcCAAACAACCTCTCCAGCATCTTCCACTGCAGGAACCGGTCAAAGTACATGGAGTTCTGGTAGTCCTCGAACGGAGCTCCACTCAGGTAGTCATGAACGGCCCTGGTCAGACACACAACACCGCAGGCTCAGACAACACAGTTACAACTGAGAATGAGATGCAAGCTCAGATCCAATTCATCTGTttgttatatatataacatGAGGTAAGAAAGGCAGAGGGGAAACAGGTGAGAGTTCAGCAGACAGGTGAGAGGGAATAAAGACAGCGGCAACTCACTTGCGGCAGTTGCTGAAGATCTCCTTACATGGACTGAGCTCGAGGTTCTCTCTGCACTGGTCTGCAAAAACCTCTGCTATGTCTACACGCTGAGGTGACTACAtcaacacatgtaaacacacacagtgacatacacgcacacatggACAAATACATTACCTTTTATTACACACACCAATCAAACTAGGGAGAAACATACATAactcagagagcacagagcagTAACAGTACATTATGTACAAATGCTTTGTGCAAAGATTACATTGttatttttgaacatttaatgtgttcattgAATTACTACACCCTTATGAGAACCCTTGTAATGCAACATTATTGTCTGCTGTCCATAGGTTTTAACATTAATCACTGTGAAAGGTCACTAAATACACTTTTACTACAAAATGTGAGATACAGGAGGTTCAGAGGTTTGTAAATGTATCAGATAAAGAAACTTACTTGTTTTGAGAGAAAAGTCTTGATGATCTGGtctcctctgctttttcttttttcatcaggTGTCACCTCATAGTCTTcctaaataacaaaataactcAGAGTCACTGACAATGTCCTTCCTATTATACAGTCTCGTTAATTTGAACAGATGTAATGAAAGTAATGgatttattttatgccttaagaGCCGCACGTATTGTACTGGTAGttacagtatgtacatgtgttgacaCTTTCTAATGAATAAcctttaataacatttttataagtTGTAACTAAGGGCattattggttttgttttatagATCAGACATTAATAAAATCAACTGGCGTTTATCCACCACAACactttttttatctctttaattCATCAGGAATTCAAGATCAAACAATAGACTGTTTCTGAACTTCtggaaaggagcttcagtgcatCCAGAccaagatttatttatttacaattttttttaaaaacttgttCCTTATTGGAGACTAATTAACTAGCATCAGCGTACACTAATGACTTCAATACGATTTGTAACTGCAGATTACTTTGCAGTTCACCTTTATCAGTGATAAAGAGAAATAACAGTAAAATTGATTTTTACAACTTATAAATCCTTTACAATGAGAGACTTCTTAGTTTGTGATAAGTGATAAGTCCAGATGGACTTATAAGACTCCAAATCTACTTCTGCAGTAGTACAATTAGGAATtaggaaaaacataatttacgtaacataaaataacaaacaaaaactttgtCTCTTCTCCCAAGTTCCACAAATAAAAAGCCAAGCAGAGTCAACTAAATATATAGAGCTCAAAAGAGAGGGGCAATCAattacactgatgatgatgatttaggATCAGGTCTCAGGACTAAAACCAGACACTAAacttcccccctctctctactttccagctgtgaaaaaaataaaaagccaaatTTGGATCAAATTCTTCTCAATGAAaaattggttgttttatttttatgatagAAAAGCTGCTGCTTAGTGGCGATGAGGCCACTTCAGACACAcacctctcactctgtgtgtgtcgcTGTCAATCTCAGATAAACATATGCTGCTCTTGGCCCCCGTGTCTGAACATACGTAGCTGTTGACACAAACAGGTTTGGCCATTACACGCTGGACTTGTTGGACTCGCAGAGGCAACAACGTAAAAACCACTCTGATGCATTTGGTAGCCAGCACTTTTAACTTCTCAAAAAGGGAGGAAGCAACATGGCTCCCATGCTGCACGCTGACCCGACTCCTTCTATcggtgttttttttccaacagggTCTTGTGTTGCCTGGCAACCACACAGTAAACACGGCGGGATTCCTTGAGGTCCTGGAGTGTCACAGTGTGTCACACTAGTGTCACCGTCTTTCcactacaaaacacacacacacacacacacacacacacacacacacacacacacacacacacgtatatatacagtacatacacacataagcCTGAGGCTTAAGGAAAACAGGCTTTAAAAAGCCACAGCGTCACTGACACTTCTGAACAAAGCACAAAGAAGTCCGGCAATACAAACATGATGTATATGCAAAAGTAAATATATACAAGAGTatgactgagagagaggggggggggcaaaaggTAAATTGTAATTGCTGCCAAGTGTTGATTTACCCAGGCTTTATTATCAGAGGCTCTagagacatcacacacacacatagacacatacacacagagtgtAAATGAGCTGTCTGACTCCCACCCTCTGTCAGTTGGGGGGGGGTCAGCCAAAGGGAAAAGAAGACGCCCCTTTAGCCTTTTGGAAGCAGAGGGGATCCAACACACAAAAGCAGACATaaaattgcacacacacacgcacgcacgcacgcacgtacacacacacacacacacacacacacacacacacacacacacacacacacacacacacacacacgcgcgcgcacaccTTCTCGTGATGtaagaggaaacactggaacCCCCAAGCACATTCCTTCTTCTGCTGCACACACcgaaactcacacacacacacacacacacacacacacacacacacacacacacacacacacacaaagttgtgTCTCCATGACTTCAGAGGACAGTACattgacttacattcatttcctggagacttaGTCTAAACTTAACCGTGACTACTATTTGCCTGACCCTAACCTTAAACCATGTCTTCATCTTAAACTGGCATGACTCACATTATGGGGACCTGCTTTTTGTCCCCAAACGGAACATAAGTCCccataatgtgactgtgtaaacagaTTTAGGTCCCCACAACACTCACATaatctccctcttcctcctgaaTGTTCGTGTCCATGCTTTCTCATGGCTACCTCTGCTTTGTTTCGTTTTCTTTAGAAAAACAACCCAAATTTTTCTTGTATAGCTCAAAAATTTTTCTGATTGGATCAACAAACTAAGAGGCCACAAACTAGTTTACTTACTTTCTTTAAAGTATGGTGACTAGGTTACATAATAAAACTGTTTCTAGTAAACCTCATAACTGCACAGGGCTCGCATGTTATTTAATCACTTGAAATACAAGCACCTGCCTGGTTGTAATCACCCTCAGGCCTGGTTTATTGTCAGTAAAGTGGTGAGTATAATGCTCGACACTGAGAGCGGACTCAGATTTCGTCACATGGTCTGCAGAATTAGCTCCAACATGTGTTTGGGATGAGCGCCTGTGAGTGGTTTCCCCCTCGTCCTGGGTGATGGTCACTTTTATGGATGGGTGGTCGAAGgggggcagaggaagggagggatggggatctgtgagtgtgtgtttgtgtgtgagtctgtgtgtgtgggtgggtggggggggtagaGGGGGGTCAGGGGGATTGGGATTGGGTGGGTGCTGGGATTGGATGGTGGTAGTGTGGGAAACAATGCTGTCCTTTCTGCCCTGTCGCATGCTCGCAAAGATATTC
This genomic window from Seriola aureovittata isolate HTS-2021-v1 ecotype China chromosome 5, ASM2101889v1, whole genome shotgun sequence contains:
- the grk5l gene encoding G protein-coupled receptor kinase 5, with the translated sequence MELENIVANTVLLKAREGGGGKRKGRSKKWKEILRFPHISQCTELGNSIERDYVCICEKQPIGRLLFRLYCETRPKLQRCIQLLDAMEDYEVTPDEKRKSRGDQIIKTFLSKQSPQRVDIAEVFADQCRENLELSPCKEIFSNCRKAVHDYLSGAPFEDYQNSMYFDRFLQWKMLERQPITKDTFRQYRVLGKGGFGEVCACQVRATGKMYACKKLEKKRIKKRKGESMALNEKQILEKVNSRFVVSLAYAYETKDALCLVLTIMNGGDLKFHIYNMGTPGFDKDRVQFYAAQICCGLEHLHRECIVYRDLKPENILLDDNGHIRISDLGLAIKVPEGEHIRGRVGTVGYMAPEVINNEKYGMSPDWWGLGCLVYEMTAGRSPFRARKERVKREEVERRVQEEEEEYNDKFTEDTKAICRMLLTKDPKQRLGCQADGAAGVKAHSFFKNINFKRLEAGIVEPPFVPDPRAVYCKDVLDIEQFSTVKGVNLDQTDNDFYSKFATGSVSIPWQNEMIETECFRDLNVFGPQGTRPPDLDWNQPPEPPRRSLLDRIFRRHHQDVSISHSRVQSSSVNSVDSMSNSAP